From a single Nostoc sp. MS1 genomic region:
- a CDS encoding ATP-grasp domain-containing protein: MTKVNWLIERYIFDADEQILEELKRQGYFYKEIKYLTFHPKDAHQYFPDNDCVLFRGTLNLGRNILRTSWVPGAYLDERNLRCSTYYTYFGQYLLNKKYFLLTLGELIRRQEEILEYFGSDGDLFIRPDSNMKSFRAGVFNLKKLNTMAGLGSELKRDETTLVLVSGKQPITKEWRFFVYKNQVITGSLYLVGEERINETINGGYLESYVNNVLKSVNWYPESLYTLDICESAGELYVLELGSYSCSGEYGCDSSLIIEFGAKAALDDYETVND; the protein is encoded by the coding sequence ATGACAAAAGTAAACTGGTTAATTGAAAGATACATTTTTGATGCTGATGAGCAAATATTAGAGGAATTGAAAAGACAAGGATATTTTTATAAGGAAATAAAATACCTCACATTTCACCCTAAAGATGCACATCAATATTTTCCTGATAATGATTGTGTTTTATTTCGAGGAACTTTAAATTTAGGACGCAATATTTTACGAACTTCTTGGGTTCCCGGTGCTTATTTAGATGAACGGAATTTACGATGTTCTACCTATTACACTTATTTCGGTCAATACTTACTTAATAAAAAATATTTTTTACTTACTTTAGGTGAACTCATCCGTAGACAAGAGGAGATTCTGGAATATTTTGGTTCTGATGGTGATTTATTTATCAGACCAGACAGCAATATGAAATCCTTTCGCGCCGGAGTATTTAATCTTAAGAAGTTAAATACTATGGCGGGTTTAGGTAGTGAACTCAAAAGAGATGAGACAACTTTAGTCCTAGTGAGCGGTAAACAACCAATTACTAAAGAATGGAGATTTTTTGTTTATAAAAATCAAGTTATTACTGGTTCACTTTATCTAGTTGGTGAGGAAAGAATCAATGAAACAATTAACGGCGGATATTTAGAAAGTTATGTAAATAACGTATTAAAATCAGTAAATTGGTATCCAGAATCTCTTTACACCCTAGACATTTGTGAATCAGCAGGAGAACTTTATGTATTAGAACTTGGTTCCTATAGCTGTAGTGGTGAGTATGGATGTGATTCAAGTTTAATCATAGAATTTGGTGCAAAAGCAGCTTTAGACGATTATGAAACTGTTAATGATTAG
- a CDS encoding SpoIID/LytB domain-containing protein: MISMKFQLLLGSLLSQIKVRHWWLGILLWIALVAPAQASVILRVAIERGVNQARVGSSTTAIVKDSTGRTLGQLPAMSAFYAQAVPGGVALDKWQSGLFWIEPSGKGFVYIGDRWFRGRTLVVPTEKGIDVVNWVDLEEYLYSVVGGEMSSSWPDEALKAQAIAARTYALYKREQQRTNPVYDLGDTPDRWQIYQGVSSESPKTYAAVDATAGQVLTYNNSLILSVFHACSGGHTENVEDVWSNSLPYLRAVEDYDQNVKECIWQKTFTPAEISARIAGIGNVKDIVPESFSPYRSVKALRVVGDKGTKVLRGEEVRTALRLRSTRFNVTRGADGSFTLQGAGFGHGLGMSQWGAYNLALRGANYLQILGHYYRGVSLTPIKAK, encoded by the coding sequence ATGATCAGCATGAAATTTCAACTGTTGTTAGGCTCTTTATTGTCCCAGATTAAAGTCCGTCATTGGTGGCTAGGTATCTTATTGTGGATCGCTTTGGTTGCCCCAGCTCAAGCCTCTGTCATCCTGCGCGTGGCAATTGAGAGGGGAGTTAATCAAGCTAGAGTAGGCAGTTCGACGACGGCAATTGTGAAAGACAGTACAGGGCGTACTTTGGGACAATTGCCAGCCATGAGTGCTTTTTATGCCCAAGCTGTTCCTGGGGGAGTGGCTTTAGATAAATGGCAGTCTGGTTTATTTTGGATTGAGCCATCGGGGAAAGGATTTGTTTATATTGGCGATCGCTGGTTTCGTGGTAGAACTTTAGTAGTTCCCACCGAAAAAGGTATAGATGTCGTTAACTGGGTAGATTTAGAAGAATATCTCTATAGTGTAGTGGGTGGAGAAATGAGTTCTAGCTGGCCTGATGAAGCGTTAAAAGCGCAGGCGATCGCAGCTCGTACTTATGCACTATACAAGCGAGAACAACAGCGCACTAACCCAGTCTACGATTTAGGTGATACCCCAGATCGCTGGCAGATTTATCAAGGGGTCAGTAGCGAATCGCCTAAAACCTACGCCGCCGTTGATGCTACAGCCGGACAAGTTTTAACTTATAACAATAGTCTAATTCTTTCGGTCTTTCATGCCTGTTCTGGTGGACACACCGAAAACGTAGAAGATGTTTGGAGTAATTCTCTACCTTATCTGCGTGCTGTTGAGGACTATGACCAAAACGTTAAGGAATGTATTTGGCAAAAAACTTTTACCCCGGCGGAAATTAGCGCCAGAATTGCTGGTATAGGTAATGTTAAAGATATAGTTCCTGAATCTTTTTCCCCATACCGCAGCGTGAAAGCTTTAAGAGTAGTAGGTGATAAGGGTACAAAGGTTCTACGAGGGGAAGAAGTGCGTACAGCCCTGAGACTCAGAAGCACCCGCTTTAACGTCACTAGAGGCGCAGATGGTAGTTTTACCCTGCAAGGTGCTGGTTTCGGTCATGGCTTAGGCATGAGTCAATGGGGTGCTTATAATTTAGCTTTACGCGGTGCTAATTACTTGCAAATACTAGGGCATTACTATCGTGGTGTCTCCCTCACACCTATTAAGGCAAAGTAA
- a CDS encoding acyltransferase family protein: MRLTSLDVFRGITIAGMILVNMAGVADDVYPPLAHADWHGCTPTDLVFPFFLFIVGVAMTFSLSKYTQENKPNSAVYGRIFRRAAILFVLGLLLNGFWNKGIWTFDLSNIRIMGVLQRISLSYLFASLAVLKLPRKGQWILAGVLLVGYWLAMMYIPVPGYGAGVLTREGNFGAYIDRLIIPKVHLYAGDGFKNLGDPEGLFSTIPAIVSVLAGYFTGDWIRKQPVQTRTSVGLALFGIGCLIIGWAWGWVFPINKKIWTSSYVVFTSGWALLLLAACYELIEVRLIKRWSKPFEIMGLNAIAVFVASVLLIKILVKTKIGTGDTAPSAYNWIYQNLFASWAGTFNGSLLFALVTVLLWWAVAVLMYRQRWFLKV, encoded by the coding sequence ATGCGCCTGACTTCGCTTGATGTATTTCGTGGTATTACAATTGCAGGGATGATTCTCGTCAATATGGCGGGAGTTGCAGATGATGTTTATCCCCCTTTAGCTCATGCAGACTGGCATGGTTGCACACCAACTGATTTAGTATTTCCCTTTTTCTTATTCATTGTCGGTGTAGCAATGACTTTTTCTTTATCCAAGTACACCCAGGAGAATAAACCGAACTCTGCGGTATATGGGCGTATCTTCCGCCGCGCTGCTATTCTCTTTGTTTTAGGTTTATTACTTAATGGTTTTTGGAATAAGGGTATATGGACGTTTGATTTAAGTAACATACGTATCATGGGAGTATTACAGCGTATCAGTCTCAGTTACCTATTCGCTTCCTTAGCAGTCCTTAAACTACCGCGCAAAGGACAATGGATACTTGCAGGCGTTTTACTTGTCGGCTATTGGTTAGCAATGATGTACATTCCTGTACCTGGTTATGGTGCTGGTGTGTTGACAAGAGAAGGTAATTTTGGAGCTTATATTGACAGATTAATTATACCAAAGGTGCATCTGTATGCTGGTGATGGTTTCAAAAATTTGGGCGATCCAGAAGGACTTTTCAGCACAATTCCTGCCATTGTTAGCGTATTGGCTGGTTATTTTACCGGGGATTGGATACGTAAACAGCCAGTACAGACACGTACAAGTGTAGGATTAGCATTATTTGGTATCGGTTGTTTAATTATTGGTTGGGCTTGGGGTTGGGTATTTCCAATTAATAAAAAGATATGGACTAGTTCTTATGTTGTATTTACTAGCGGTTGGGCTTTATTACTTTTAGCAGCTTGTTATGAGCTAATTGAAGTCAGATTAATTAAACGCTGGAGTAAACCCTTTGAAATTATGGGGTTAAATGCGATCGCTGTTTTTGTCGCATCAGTTCTATTAATCAAAATTCTCGTCAAAACCAAAATCGGCACAGGTGATACAGCCCCCAGTGCTTACAACTGGATATACCAAAACCTTTTCGCCTCCTGGGCTGGAACCTTCAACGGCTCACTATTATTCGCCTTAGTTACGGTTTTGTTATGGTGGGCTGTCGCCGTCCTCATGTATCGCCAGCGTTGGTTCCTCAAGGTTTAA